In the Leishmania donovani BPK282A1 complete genome, chromosome 31 genome, one interval contains:
- a CDS encoding 3,2-trans-enoyl-CoA isomerase, mitochondrial precursor, putative, whose translation MRRAISSTLTRGARTLGVKPGLFQLTQYRFQWQPLPGVPPQLRVALHDRHQDTNAAPAGSKRSDGAQPEFEPPKKPTEVPKLLRINTNEKGITNVQLARAPVNSMSLELFQELNQWMLWLGNNEETKAVIISSAIPTVFSAGLEFSEVHNPKPDRIAVFWQSFQEMWLIFNSFPKPIIAAITGNSPAAGCIIAMGCDYRVMARGPKDNTNNNRLYHIGLNESKLGLVAPPWTVSAYAYLLGSRQAERMLQLGETPVADDARNLGLIDEVAADEESTIEAAYQQAERFLSVPQQARRVARDMVRCEYLRLLATEDDRNYDTEFFTQYMLRPEVQKNLESYLERLKSRSRK comes from the coding sequence ATGCGCCGCGCCATATCGTCCACTCTCACCCGTGGCGCCCGCACTCTTGGCGTCAAGCCGGGGCTGTTTCAGCTCACGCAGTACCGCTTCCagtggcagccgctgcctGGTGTGCCGCCGCAACTGAGGGTGGCTCTGCATGACCGGCATCAAGACACGAATGCCGCTCCTGCGGGATCGaagcgcagcgacggcgcgcagccaGAGTTCGAGCCCCCGAAGAAGCCGACAGAGGTGCCCAAGCTTCTGAGAATCAACACAAATGAGAAGGGCATCACAAACGTGCAGCTGGCCCGTGCCCCGGTGAACTCGATGAGCCTGGAGCTCTTCCAGGAGCTGAACCAGTGGATGCTGTGGCTTGGAAACAACGAGGAGACGAAGGCTGTGATCATCTCCTCTGCGATTCCGACAGTCTTCTCGGCTGGACTGGAGTTCTCCGAGGTGCATAACCCGAAGCCGGATCGCATCGCGGTCTTCTGGCAGAGCTTCCAGGAGATGTGGCTCATCTTCAACTCTTTCCCCAAGCCAATCATCGCGGCCATCACCGGCAACTCACCGGCGGCGGGCTGTATCATCGCGATGGGCTGCGACTACCGTGTGATGGCTCGCGGGCCGAAGGACAACACGAACAACAACCGGCTCTACCACATCGGTCTTAACGAGTCCAAGTTGGGACTCGTCGCGCCGCCTTGGACTGTATCAGCCTATGCCTACCTGCTGGGCTCGCGCCAGGCGGAGCGGATGCTGCAGCTGGGCGAGACACCCGTGGCCGACGATGCGCGAAACCTCGGGCTCATTGATGAGGTGGCCGCCGATGAAGAAAGCACAATCGAAGCGGCCTACCAGCAGGCGGAACGCTTTCTCagcgtgccgcagcaggcgcgtcGGGTGGCTCGTGATATGGTGCGCTGCGAATACTTGCGGTTGCTTGCCACCGAGGACGACCGCAACTACGATACAGAGTTTTTCACACAATATATGCTGCGACCTGAGGTGCAGAAGAACCTTGAAAGCTACCTGGAACGCCTCAAGAGCCGCTCTCGTAAGTAA
- a CDS encoding p-nitrophenylphosphatase, putative translates to MKPASPPCAAVQASSLRSCFIPPHLSFPVTAPGPPYTDRNNVPRQILSAMPEQMTAALAARLVASPLKYVLLDIDGVIWCGGHVIDRVPETLQYLRGQGKQIRFLSNNASLSREQLLQSLKAKGIEGVTMEECYNSAYTAALRLRQLLGKADVPGEEPLVHGNVFVIGEQGLHDELQQVLAPGFITYGVELHDAERAGGYDTDALGSAWRVPCLPPPQKRLVVCNGKTCRMVQAGTNSAEKISLSDLNAAAVVVGLDKHFNILKLAYGSLALQGPPKDLREESHTPPLFVATNEDPQLPVGRDGTMIPGAGSMVSALCTAVGKRPDAVCGKPHKDMANILFAAEGITNPREECIMIGDRLTTDVAFGNAAGCQSMLVLSGVEGLADVEEAEKQGKTALMPKYVAESLACFLPS, encoded by the coding sequence ATGAAGCCGGCAAGTCCGCCGTGTGCCGCTGTGCAGGCATCCTCTCTGCGCTCCTGTTTCATTCCTCCGCACCTCTCCTTCCCCGTCACTGCTCCGGGGCCTCCCTACACCGACAGAAACAACGTGCCACGACAGATCCTTTCCGCGATGCCAGAGCAAATGACTGCAGCGCTGGCTGCGCGACTCGTGGCCTCGCCTCTGAAGTACGTGCTGCTCGACATTGACGGCGTGATCTGGTGCGGCGGGCACGTGATCGACCGTGTGCCAGAGACGCTGCAGTACCTGCGCGGCCAAGGCAAGCAAATCCGCTTTCTCTCGAACAACGCGTCGCTTTCTCGCGAGCAGTTGCTGCAGAGCCTCAAGGCTAAGGGAATCGAGGGCGTGACAATGGAAGAGTGCTACAACAGCGCGtacacggcggcgctgcgactGAGGCAGCTGCTGGGTAAAGCAGACGTGCCTGGAGAGGAGCCGCTGGTGCACGGGAATGTGTTCGTGATTGGTGAGCAGGGGCTGCAcgatgagctgcagcaggtaCTTGCCCCGGGGTTTATCACTTACGGTGTGGAGCTGCACGATGCGGAGCGCGCTGGAGGCTACGACACGGATGCGCTTGGCAGCGCGTGGCGTGTTCcgtgcctgccgccgccgcagaagCGCCTGGTGGTGTGCAACGGCAAGACATGCCGCATGGTGCAGGCCGGCACCAACAGTGCGGAGAAGATTTCGCTCTCCGACCtgaacgccgctgctgtcgtcgttGGGCTTGACAAGCATTTCAACATCCTCAAGCTGGCGTACGGGTCCCTTGCTCTGCAAGGCCCACCAAAGGACCTGCGAGAGGAGTCGCACACGCCGCCTCTGTTCGTGGCCACGAACGAGGATCCACAGCTGCCGGTCGGTCGCGATGGCACCATGATCCCAGGCGCTGGATCCATGGTGAGCGCTCTGTGCACCGCTGTCGGAAAGCGGCCGGATGCCGTCTGTGGGAAGCCTCACAAGGACATGGCGAATATATTGTTTGCGGCTGAGGGTATCACGAATCCGCGAGAGGAGTGCATCATGATCGGTGACCGGCTGACCACGGATGTGGCGTTTGGCAATGCGGCCGGATGCCAGAGCATGCTAGTGCTGAGCGGCGTCGAAGGGTTGGCggatgtggaggaggcggagaagcaaGGCAAGACAGCGCTGATGCCAAAGTACGTTGCCGAGTCTCTCGCCTGCTTCTTGCCATCGTGA